The nucleotide window GTGAAACTGACAGTAAATTACACTCTTCAgcttttcacaaaatatttacacacattaagatttaaaaaagagaagctgTGATTTTATGCTTGCGGTGCAGTAGCAGTGCAACAGGCTAGCTGTGTGCAGGACCCGGGGGAGAAGAGCTCCTCACCCCCCGGGTCATGCGATGGGATCAGACCCCCCGGGTCATGCGATGGGGTCAGACCCCCCGGGTCATGCGATGGGGTCAGAGCGCACTCTTCTCCCCCGGGTCCTGCACACAGCTAGCCTGTTGCACTGCTACTGCACCGCAAGCATAAAATcgcagtttttcttttttaaatcgCTCTGACCCCATCACATGACCTGGGGGGGAGGAgcatgctctgacccagtcgcATTACATGCACCTGACAGAACAGAGGCTTGGGGGGGGCTGCGCTGAgacctgggggagggggggggacgtGGCTGACAGGCTGCAGGGGACATGCAGGAGTGCTAACACTCCTCTCCGTTAGTCTGGGGAGGGAGCGTGGTGTGTCTCACACTTGCAGCCGAATGTTTGACTTTACAAGGCCAGCTGTTGTGTTGGTCAGGAAGGTGCTGGAGACCTTCACTGCGCCTGTCAGTCTGAATGACCACATTGTTTCCTCTTTCACTGCACGGGTTTTGTCCTGCATCCTCTTCGTGCTGCACAGAATGCATCTCCTAAGTGAATACACTCACTCTGCCGTGGTACCAGGCCATTagtgtgtttgatttttgttatCCGTGGGTCCCTGGGGCATGAATGGTGCTCTTTAATGTTGCAGGATACATCACAGTTGACCCTGAGATGAAAAGCCAGAGATTTCATTCCAAAGAGGCTCTTTATTATCAGCaagaagaaaacacagcagatattgatttctctatttttttatttcttcacaaGCACTGCTGTATTTTATACCTAGAAAAACCTAGAGAGAAAAACCCTGCATTCCTTCTGAACATGAGACACTGTTAGGTTCACACGTGTCTTAATGTGTCCACACTGTAAGAAGACACAAAGCTTTGGCCTCACGACCAACAGTTAACAATGTTTGTGTAATGAACACGAACCCAACATGAGAAAATGTAAACTTATTTATTATAAAGAGTATAGAACTGTTAGAAAGTTCACTGAGGAATGGGGGCGTTAGGCCCACCTAATTTTTACCTACAGAGCACATCTGCCATCGTGGTGTTCAACACTCTGCTTCCTGTAAGAATCCTGTTAAGGACATCTGCACATTAATAACTTTCTatttgagaaaagaaaatgcttcTTCCTGTGAGGGTGACATTTACCCTGGACCTGTTCCCTCCCACGCCCCCCCGGTCTGCCctcagaggaacaggaagtacACCCCTCTGCCTTCAGGACTTGCGCATGTCTCCCACAGCCTGCAGGTACATGGCAGCTGCACGGTTACAGCGCTCTTGCTGTGCGCTAATTCCAGCACAGGTTTAAATCTGCGCTGACCCCCGCCAACACAGCGGAGCCTCCAGCTCACTGCCTGAAATCCTGgcacacatcctcacagaggCAGGTCTCCACCGTGCTTTAGGATGCTGGTAAATTTATCTGCTTGTTCTTGGCACAAGTGTCTCTTTGTAAGTGAAGATGAGGTGAAGATTTGTCAAGGGTGGGGAGCGGtgggaagggggcggggtcGCTTTTGCCTGCTTGCTTCTGTGACAGCAGCCAGGGTGAGTGAGCGTAGCTGGGAGGAGCCATGATTACGCCTGCAGTCAGAGAGCTGacacacaaattcacatcaTCTGTGCCTTTTTAGGGTTTTTCcataattttctttctttattatAAAGATAGATTGTCTGTTTAATACACAGCTCCCAAATTTAGCCTGACTGTTCTGAAAGAAAAGTTTCAAAGCATGGCTTTGTgatgtgaaaatgcatatttattctaaataaatacacacacacacacacacacacgtgtactgCCTTTCCTGCAGTGTAATAATTGTTCTGGTTCATGTGTCTCTTCCCCAGGTAACTGACTATCCTTTCTTTAACATGTCTAATATCTCTGAGTCACAGGTCTCCTCTaaaggagagagtggagggaCTGCACACAAGCTCTGAAACCTTGAATGGCATGCGGATGCAACATGTGACTTAGTCATTACTCAGCATTTCATTGGTCAGAACACTTTCCTGTACATTCAGAGTAACATTCAGACTTTAACTGAGGTTCCATTAGAAAAACATCATGGTAGAATCGGCATtgggaaggaaagagaagacagagaggaggaggaaggagagaggaggtgggaaAAGGGAGAAGTGGAGGAGGAAGATTGAAAtaaagaggatgagagagaatTCATCTGTGTGTGGATACTGGGAAGGGGAacaagaggacagagagagagcgagagagtcTGCAGTGCTCTTTATAACATCATTAATCTTAGCcttgctctgtgtctctgctagCTGCAGGAAAGTATATAAATGTATGGAGAACTTACACGATTGCCTTATTAGAATTAAGTTCCTTAATAATGGAGTAATATTTCCCCATTTGCTGTAAATGCGTTGGCATGCAGTACTGTTTATGTAATAATTTGTAGAGCAATTTCCATATGTATCTCCTGGGGCAAGTCACTCCAAGGACGAGGTAATtcaataataaatgcatgagTAGTGTGTGTAGATAAATCATATGGATAATAACCttactgtttcatttatttaactttattcaATCACATAAACAAGGAGCAGATGTATTTGAGCAAAAGGTCAGACACTGAAATTCAGCTAGTCCACTAACAAGGTATGTAACAAGTATGTTACTCAACCCACTTCCttttttttagaacattttaatgcaaagtgTCCTAGATCCAGCCGCAAAGTGATTTGTCCTGAATGTTTCTgtacttttttcctttattcacCTCTGTTGTACATAAAGCTCATCCTGCCGCAACAGCCTCTGTTCTCACCCAGAATCCTGCagtacactcacacagccaatggctgtcTTTCATACTGCGAgtcacacaccacaccacagtgaagcaggcACCCATTGGAGGATAGCTGCtcctctgctgatgtcatagGAGGAACTCGCGGGTGACTGGCAAATTacagggtgtctgagagcagtgataTAAGCAATCCAGACCTACTCACCCCTgtcctggcagaacaaagccatttcattccaccactgtggTCTCATGGTTGCTGTTGACGGATTACATGGCTGGATTCGAACCCGAGCCACACAGCCCAGCCTGCCCTCAAGACGAGTGCCCTGCTGCCGGAGCCACTGCCCTCAACTTCAAGTGcggaaatgaaataaatgtaaaatatttgcttaAGTGTACTACTTAAGACTAATGACAAAAGACGTTGCAGTATGATCTGgacctgtttttcagttttttcctctCAGCTTTGGAATGTTAATACTAGTgagttcaaatttaaaaaaaaaaaattactcaaaGTTGCACCAGATGAGAAGGAAACCTCTGCACCACCATGTTGAGGTTCTGTTTGAAACCAGATGGGCACGGTGCTGtttcagaggagaaaaggaaCAAGGAAAGGGTCATAAAGTAAGGCCACGTGATAGATTGTACACTGTAAAATACATCAATACATCTACTCTCTGCGTGAGTgaagctctctgctctcagcacagaggagaacatTTCCTTTGAAGCCTGTGTTTGCAGGAACAGTCACACAGTAACGGCGTGAGCCCAGCGTTACTGACACTGTCCGTTTCCTGTCCGGGGGGGGCCTCGCTCCACCCCTGCTTCTGTCCGGGGGGGCCTTGCTCCACCCCTACTTCTGTCCGGGGGGGCCTCGCTCCACCCCTGCTCCTGTCCGGGGGGGCCTCGCTCCACTCCTGTACTTTTCACGAGTCCCCGTTTTTCCGAAGTGCGTAAGAGGTCAGCGCTGTACATTTGAGAGGGAGATGCTGCCTGTTTATGCTCACAGATGAGATTGCACACACTGAGAGCGAGTCACACCCCGTTCCTCTCCAGCCTGGACACATTTCCAGTGTTTTACTCTCTTAAAGATGTGGTTTTCTTTtgacctgtttttcttttttgttgttttttgaattTATCAACTAGAGAGGTAGggtaaaaaaacacacaaagtccCACATTGTGCTCATGGAGTCACAGTCCTTATACACTCTATACACTGCAGTCAAATAAAGATTTGTACTTTGAACACTAAAAAAAGCAGTCCTTATCCGTTTAGAATCGTCTGTTTTACAGGTAGAAAAAGTCaaagaacagagaagaaaagaaatgtcaGCATGGATTTCTGAAGAGAGAGTGGTCGCTTTGAAGCGTGAACTCCACAGAAGTGTTGCAGGTGAAGAGTGGCTTGCGTGGTTGTAAGCAGATGAATCTGccagggcaggtgtgtgtgttagggaaGGAGCCGGTAGAACAGCCTGTCTCTTTTCCTGCCCCAGCGGGCTCTCCTTTGAGGAGACGGGAGTAGGACTTCCTCAGCCTGGGGTAGGAGGGACTGCTCATCCATGCAGTCAGGAAGGAGGCCAATGGAAGTCCTTTCCAATCTTTCGTGTACGTCTCCGCTTATGGAGTCAGCATAATCCAGAGCCCTcatactccctctctctctctccctctccctctctctctccctctctccctctccctctctcactccctctctctctctccctctctccctctctccctctctctctctctctctctctctccccctctctccctctctctctctctctctctctctctctccccctctctcactctctctctctctctctctctctctctctctctcgtccaCAGCTGCAGCTTTGCTAAAGATGGCTTTGATAGATATGTTccatgtgttgttgttgtccgagttttttttttttttttttttttttgtctttatcagCGTTGGAGACCGAAAGCGGGAGAGTGATATCACGGCTCCtgaaaatgactacatttttaGAATATTTCCCCCCTGCCCGGCGATCAGTCCTGGGAACATGGCAGGTTTTACAGGGCCAGCTTGACCATCAGGCTGGACGTGAACACCATAGCTGCTCGGAAACAGAGGTGGGTGCCGGACGagtgctcctcctcctcgtcctccatTTTAGGGGACCCCCGGGACTCTGAGCTCTCCATGTTGGGCCTCAGTAGTGTCTGTgtgggaagcagacagagagaggtgagagaaatGACCCACAGCAGAGCCCCCAGGGAAGACATCCTGTGGTGGAGCTGCgtttacatgcatgtgtgaggtGCATGTGAGCCggtacatgcgtgtgtgaggTGCATGTGAGCCggtacatgcgtgtgtgaggTGCATGTGGGCCggtacatgcgtgtgtgaggTGCATGTGAGCCGGTACATGGACACGCATGTAGTGTGTCAGGCTGCTGACCCAGGTGTTCTGAGGAAACCGTCTGCAGCCAGTTCTCGTGGCAGTCTGGCTCATGGGATGGGAATCCTTAACAGGATTTCTGTTAACAGCGATGCCCTTCAACAGAATCACATGCTTCCCAGCCAGTGGATTCCTGTAAGACATACATCCGTGCATGTCCCTACATATACAGCTACACCTGTATTTATACCTGTACCTATATGTATCTGCATCTATATCTGCACCTGTATCTACACCTAAGCCTGCATCTTCACCTACATCTGTATTTAGGCTTACACCTGTAGCTATACCTATACCTGAACGTCACAGTCGTCATTTGCAGCTGTTCAGGCTGAATTAGCCAAAGAACAGGACTCAAAGACTGCTATTATAAGTGGAGCTGCTAATGAACGCTGTGTGCAGTGATTGGTGCTTGATGAGCGCTGTGTGCAGTGATTGGTGAATGATGAGCGCTGTGTGCAGTGATTGGTGAATGATGAGCGCTGTGTGCAGTGATTGGTGAATGATGAGCGCTGTGTGCAGTGATTGGTGCTTGATGAGCGCTGTGTGCAGTGATTGGTGCTTGATGAGCGCTGTGTGCAGTGATTGGTGAATGATGAGCGCTGTGTGCAGTGATTGGTGCTTGATGAGCGCTGTGTGCAGTGATTGGTGCTTGATGAGCGCTGTGTGCAGTGATTGGTGCTTGATGAGCGCTGTGTGCAGTGATTGGTGCTTGATGAGCGCTGTGTGCAGTGATTGGTGAATGATGAGCGCTGTGTGCAGTGATTGGTGCTTGTATGATTGGACTGTGTTTGTATGAATGGCATTCCTCATTGCTTACCGTGTCTTCACACACGGAGCCAGAGGCGGAATTGCACTTTGAGCCAGTCTCCTGCATAAATCACAGAGACAAAAGCCTGTTAGGAGACGGCCATTAGCATGCAGGAATCACGGGGGGGTAAAGGGCTTTGCGTTCTCAGAGCGGCGGCGTCTCTCTGAAAGAGCGGGAGGAGCGCATGACCTGCGACGCTCGCATTCAGGGCCGTGTGTGCGTGACCGCATTGCGATGCGCGGCACAATGCACAGCGGGTTTCTTTCAGCATTCATCAACCTGCGTGATCACCGCATACCGTACCCATCAAGGAGAAAGCACTCcttctttttaatgtctgcaGTGACTGCGTGAGAGGGACAGCCCTCCAGCTCTGATGAGCAAACCGCCCTTTCTCAATAACAAATTCATCTTCAGGAATCAGGGCATCGCTTCATCTTTTGAGGTGCAGTTAAGCACAACATGGGATGGTTTGGATATTTCTGGTAAAGGAACACATCCTTTCGtcttgaaaacataaaacataaaaccatGACACAACTGACAGTGTATTTTAAGGGGCCCAACTATGAACCTTCCTTGGGATGCATTTTCAGGGCCTTCTTGATTTTCCCATAAAATGAAAGATTTCAAGTTCCAGTTacgcatgtttattttttccaagaaCAGCATCAGTTGTTGTGTGCGATGATCTTTCTGAATATTGCATGACTGTACACTGTGTTTTATGGAATAGTGATTATTGTTTTATCTAAGGCTGTAAGGGCTGAAGGAAAGAGGCCGCAATTCCCTGCCTGCCTCACATGCGGCCTGGGGAATCTGTTTGGAATGACTGCAGGCCTCTAATGTTCCACAGCACACACGCGAGTGCAGACCATAAATAATTCACACCCGCTGATTACCATGGACTTGGTAATGAGCTGCATcacaatgtacacacacgcatgaacacaccacacgcatgcacacacatacatacacacatgctcacgcacacacacacacacatatgagcacgcacatgcacacacatgcacaaacatgcacatacacgcacagacacacacaaacacatacatacacacgcgcgcacacacacacacacaatcatgcacacatatgtatttgtatttgtgtgtataatgagagaaagagggagagaacatttatttgtatttatcttAAGGAAACGGATATTTTGAACGCAGTGCTATGCATGTTTCAGAAGCAAGCACGGGGATGGTACATGTGAATACCCAGATTTGGATGAGAGACTATGACTCCTCCAGGTGCTCAGACTCCTTGAGGTGCTATGACTCGCGGTGTTGCACTCACTGCTAGACTGATTGCAGGTTGCGAGGAGTGTCTACAGTGAAATGACACCTGGGAGTGCCCCAGGGGTACAGTGATAAGTGCACGTTGGTTCCTTTTTGAGTTTTTCTTGTGTGATTTTCTCCAAGGCTGAGACTCATCAgtgtcactcactctctgtcctctgtctgccCTCCTCTGATTACAGAGGTGATGTGGTGCTTATGTAATCATGGTCAGACCGGTGCTCAGCGAGTCCAGGTGACCCCTGAAACATTTAATCAGCATCTGAAATCTGTCCATCCAcatattttttcccaaaacatgcatgcataataGTGAGACCTTTCTTCACAGAAATCTTAAATATAATAATCCAGGCATTGTGAGTGCTGGCTTTGTCTGCTTGTCATATAAGAGAGGTATAATAGATGTATAACCGCTGTATGACATATGTTATAACATGGGTATAACAGGTATAAGAGGTGTATAAAAGCAGTATAACAGAGGCTTACCTTCAGGCTGGCACAGGTGGAGAGGACACAGGCATCACCACCCGGCTTCACCTCATTGGAGCTGAGCGGTTGCTTGGAGACACTCACTGGCACGAGGCCTGCGCTTGTGGTGGGAGCCGCTGGTGGGGGCGTGACTTTGGGAAGGGCGTCGGGCCCGTAACCGAAGGCCTGGATCGCGTTTCCTGCAAGGATACGTGGCAAAAGAGAAACCTCTCACCACACCTGTGAAAGCCCATGAGCCTGAGACAGGTGCACCTAAAAACTTACATTTAAACCGATAAATGTCCTGAGCCTGTCCCTTTGCAGGTCTAAGATCAGCTCTACCACCTACATGTCTAAATGCTACCATTTAAAgttgattctgatccaggatcagttgcgAAGGGCAGAATGTGCCTGTAGCATGTTGGCGTCTCTGGGTTAGTAGGGGTCAGTAGTGTGTATAGTGATGAAGCAGTGACTGGTGCTGGCCTGTaggggacagcagtgtgtaaaGTGATGAGGGAGTGACTAGCACTGGCCAGTAGGGGGCGgtctccacactcactcagacagcTGTTGTCCTTGAAGTCTCTCAGGAAGGCCTCACACTCCTCCTCATGGTTCCCGCTCCCGCGACAGCTGCACCACAGGGAGATGCTGATGTTGGTGTAGCTGGCGTCAACGTAGTTTGGGGTCACATCGGTTCCtgtgtggggagagaggagggagaggggtgtcGAGGGGACCCCACAGCAGAGATCAGCGCAGGTCCCGAGGAGCTCACTCTTACGCTGCTGTGAAGCGCTCGTTACAGCACTTCCTCATCCTCTCTGAGGGAGAGCTCACACATCTGCAGCCCTGGAGAGGCCAGTGAAGGGCTTCTCTCTCACTTAGAGACAGTGTGCTTTCAGAGTGTGTGAATCTAATCAGATCCATTGCGGCTGTGCACTGTGAAGCACATACCTCTGAATAAAAGCTAACTCATTAACGGGAGAAAGTAAATCCCCTTCTGAACGTACCAATGAGGCCGACGTAGGAGGTCAGGCAGGCGTGGTAGTTGTCGTTGGGACAGCTGGTGATGGTGTAGGGGGTGGACTGGCAGTTCATGTGGAAATCAGCGAGTCTTGACCTGCACACAGATAAAGGCAAACGCAACAACAGAACAGCGATCTGAGAGTCCACATGGATACAGAGAAACACCAGCAGAACAGCGATCTGTGAGTCCACATGGATACAGAGAAACACCAGCAGAACAGCGATCTGTGGGGTGAGGGTGGACAGTGCCGAGGCCTAAAACACTCAGAAGCGAACACATCTCTGCTGGATTGTTCCCTGATTTAACCCGGTTTAACCATGCAACCCTCTGGTCAGAAATCCAGATCCCTCACACCTGCGCTACCACACAAACCAGAGTGTGCAGGGCTTCGCTGGAGGGGAGTCTTTCTCTGAACGTCCCAGAGAATGGGAGGGGGCCATTATTTAAAAGCTCCTCCTGTTAGTTTTGGAGCTGTGCTGGGTATTCTGACTCAGAGAGATGTTGTGTCTGTGAGGCAGGTCAGGAAggccctgtctgtctgagtctgCAGATCCTGCTGTCCCAGCTCTGCTGTCTGCAGAACCGCGCACAGCGAACCGCACACAGAGAACCGCACACagagaaccacacacagagaaccGCCCACAGCGAACCGCCCACAGCGAACCGCGCACAGAGAACCGCgcacagagaacaaagaatCGCCATCTGCTGCggccccctgtctgtctgtcctgctcAATCACAGCACCTGCAGTCTGACAGCTGCAATTATATTCTCACCATGGAGCGATCAAaagcctgtgtgagtgtgtgtgtgtgtgtgtgtgtgagagtgtgtgtgtgtgtgagagtgtgtgtgtgtgtgtgtgtgtgtgtgtgtgtgtgtgtgtgtgtgtgagagagtgtgtgtgtgtgtgtgagagtgtgtgtgagagtgtgtgtgagtgtgtgtgtggtgtgagtgtgtgtgtgtggtgtgtgtgtggtgtgagtgtgtgagtgtgtgtgtgcgagtatgcgagtgtgtgcgagtatgcgagtgtgtgtgtggtgtgagtgtgtgtgtggtgtgagtgtgtgtgagtgtgtgtgtgcgagtatgcgagtgtgtgtgtgtgcgtgtgtgcgcgcgagtgtgtggtgtaagtgtgtgtcagtgtatgtgtgagtgtgtgtgtgtgtgtgtgtgtgtgtgtgtgtgtgtgtgtgtgtgtgtgtgagtcgtGTGTGTTTGACAGCACCTCTTACGCTGAAGCTGCTGACCGCAGTCGCTGCATACCAGGCTGTTAATggagctgtcaatcactctcTGTGCTCATTACAACCACAGCAAACAGGGAATCCAATTCCAACATCTTTTTCATGACCGGCAAAAAATGCCTCGCATGCAGCACCACTGCACACAAGGGAGTGAGATCAGAGACGCATGTTCTCTCTCATCATTCCAGAGGAGGGAGGGCCTCTGCGGTGCAGCCTCCTAATGATGAACCACACAACGGCCGGTGCACGCATCTccttcacacacatacacgcacacgcacacactcacacgcgcacacgtactcacacacacgcatacacacacactcacacgcacacacgtactctcacacacgcacacactcacacacactcacaccacacactcacacgcacacgcacacgcacacgcgcacactcacacgcacacacgcacacactcacacgcatacacgcacacacacgcgtactcgcacacgcacacgcacacgcacacactcgcacacgcacacactcacacgcacacgcacacgcacacactcacacgcacacgcacacgcacacacacacacgcatacacacacacacacacgcacacacacgcgtatacacacacacacacacacactctcgcacagacacacactctcacacacgcacacacaggacagGTCCTCCTGTCCTCCTGGGCTCTGTGATTGGTTAGGGGGCTAATCCTGGGCTCTGTGATTGGTTAGGGGGCTAAGCCTGGGCTCTGTGATTGGGTAGGGGGCTAAGCCTGGGCTCTGTGATTGGGTAGGAGGCTGAGCGGAGCAGTGCTTGCACTGAAAGTCTTGATGGGTTCACTGAGGGTTCAgatcagcacagacagcagagtcCGGGGGGAGGAGCTGGCGAGGCTCAGAGCGTCTCCAAGGATGCCAGAGGCCAGAAGCAAAGAGCTGTCAGGAGGGAGCTGAGGAAGAAAGCTCCTGACAGGGTGGAGAACTGCTTTATACACTCGATTACTATACGTAATCGAAGACCAGGTGCATGCGCTCTCTCATACACACCCAGCTCCGCTCGGTGTGTAAACCCACTCCAGGAGTTCAGCTGCACGCTGTTCGGCTGAGGAATCCCTCTTTAGGAGTGTgccaacaggaaaaaatattcCTCTGTATCTTCACAAACTGCCTCAAGAAGTAATGTCCAATTATTGGCTGGCGACACAGCTGAACATACTCACTTTAGGTATTTGAAGTACTCTGGCACAATAACACTTACAAGCCAATTATCTCCGGGCGTTTGCCTGCGTTTCTCTCTGCTCGGCTGTGATGAAGACGCGGGTTACTGAGAGGCAGGTGTGTCGCTGAAGGACACGGGAATGCTGTGATGTGAAGCCGGAGTAACGCTCGGCCTCATGAAACACCAGCTTCCCAATCAGGCAGGCAGCCTCCTCACTCTGACTGTTTCCTCCTGATGCAGCAGGAATCTCCCGGCAGAGATACAGAGGCAGGTCTGTGATTTACAGTAAATCTACAGTCTGGAAGTGTGATTTTGGTGAGATTctgctggttggattccctgctggggccctGCTGGTGTATGCTTTACAGTATAACTGCAGTCTGTGTAATTGCAAAATTAGAATACATGTAAAGTACGGTCTATTCTTCTCTGGCTGTGAAACAGCAGTACATACTGCTTCAAATTTACCACACAAGCTTACTGGCAGATAATACCACAGATAACCCGCTGGGCGTGACCTCACCTGTCCACAGGTGTTGAAAACCGCAGAGACCGCTGACCAACACGGGCATTGGCTTACCAGCTCCcctgagggagaggacagagaggacaggtgaGCCTACCTGCAGAGCAGGTCTGAGCGGCAGACCCTGCGTAGCTCCAGGCAGTTTGGGCGGGTCTTCTCCTCGAAGGCGCAGGCGGGGACGATGGTCTGCCGGCGACGTTCGGCGCAGGCCTGGTGGCGGCAGGtgcagaacagcagccggtAGCTGAACTCGCTGGGCACGCGGTCAAAGAACTGGCGCAGGGCGCGGTGGCAGCGCTTGCGGTAGCAGGGCTCGGCAGGCAGCGGCTGGCCCGCGCCGCGGTGGCATGCCTTGATGTAGTCATTCCGCTGCCGCTTGCAGGCCTCGTTCAGGTTGCAGGCCTTGGTGGCGtccaggcaggggttgcaggGCTTCCCCGAATCCATGCAGTGGCCCCCTTTCCCTGGGTCCATACCTgccagagaagggggggggggggcagggtgcgTGAGATTGACCATGTTCCTGTTCAGCGTTTCAAACTGAGGTGCATCAGCAGGAAGGCTGTGAGATTCTGACATCGCGCATCAGCAGATCCAGGGGTCTGACATGAGTTTCACGTTCTTGGCTGTTTTAAAAACTACACTCATGAATCTCTTTTGTAAAGTCAAGCTGCTCGTGACTGACACATGTCTGAAATGGGTGTCAGGTTTCATCTTAATGCAGCTTCACAGAAGTTTAAGCAGCTTGGTGAAGTATTTAGCAGAGCCTGGCTTCTCGTGGAATCGGTTGGCAATGTCTGAGTGCGTGGAGAGGGCCTCAGGACAGCTCGCCTTCTGCTCTGAGGGTGCTGAAGGGCAGGGAGAGATTCCCACCTACGGAACCTCAGAGGGATCAGAAAGTAGCAAAGAGGCCCCCCATGGGGCACACGGCAGTCACAGGACTTGATAAAAACAGGAAGTTACAAAATAGGCTATTTAGATCACTATTAACTACACAGTGTAACGCTCCATGCATGTGACTCAGTGCAGTCAAGGGCCCAATAATGCATAAGTCATAAATAAAGTCATCTCACACCTCCTTCTGAATACTCACTCTTTATAAAAACCCCCTGTACCCTTGAGAGTCCTGCCGATCTCTCTGCGAGAATACAGATGAGCATGCCGCTGTGTAATTGCACTCACTGTAgcgtttcattttcataaatcgCATTTTTTAGTTGGGGGCAGGTGGAGAATTTAGCAAACGGATACATCCTCCGAGGAGAGGAACGGGAAGCGTTTTTGCAGTTTTCCCCAGACCCGCTGAAAGGCGGGTCTGCAAGGTCAGGGGCTCCCCGTAGACTCCCGCCGTCTCCGCTGGCGCCTGATATTCATGCGCGGGGAGTCGTGAGGGATCCGGACGGCTAATGAAACCCTCCCAGGGTTAATTTACGCATGAAGCAGGCTGAGACAGATGGCCGAGCCCGGCAGAGGAGACAGGAGCCTCTACCTGAAACATAATTAGGCTGCGTTCCAGGGTT belongs to Megalops cyprinoides isolate fMegCyp1 chromosome 5, fMegCyp1.pri, whole genome shotgun sequence and includes:
- the LOC118778475 gene encoding GDNF family receptor alpha-2-like, producing MIVLHFFSVLVILGKAVQSMAPSSALAVESTQGWRAAVDCVRASDLCNQNPQCSSRYRVMRQCLVGTDRAAMLANRECQVALEVLQDSPLFDCRCKRGMKKEPQCLQSYWSIHLGLAEEEEFYENSPYEPMTVPHPDAFRLASIISGMDPGKGGHCMDSGKPCNPCLDATKACNLNEACKRQRNDYIKACHRGAGQPLPAEPCYRKRCHRALRQFFDRVPSEFSYRLLFCTCRHQACAERRRQTIVPACAFEEKTRPNCLELRRVCRSDLLCRSRLADFHMNCQSTPYTITSCPNDNYHACLTSYVGLIGTDVTPNYVDASYTNISISLWCSCRGSGNHEEECEAFLRDFKDNSCLRNAIQAFGYGPDALPKVTPPPAAPTTSAGLVPVSVSKQPLSSNEVKPGGDACVLSTCASLKETGSKCNSASGSVCEDTTLLRPNMESSESRGSPKMEDEEEEHSSGTHLCFRAAMVFTSSLMVKLAL